In Musa acuminata AAA Group cultivar baxijiao chromosome BXJ2-10, Cavendish_Baxijiao_AAA, whole genome shotgun sequence, a genomic segment contains:
- the LOC135624167 gene encoding zinc finger protein NUTCRACKER-like yields the protein MAGEAVSKASQPLNPCPDPNLPPVVKKKRNLPGTPDPEAEVIALSPGTLLATNRFLCEICGKGFQRDQNLQLHRRGHNLPWKLKQRSGKEPRKRVYVCPEESCIHHNPARALGDLTGIKKHFCRKHGEKKWKCDKCSKRYAVQSDWKAHSKTCGTREYRCDCGVLFSRRDSFITHRAFCDALAEETARVSAAYTMTNTTSIGSVDSLLQDGVMTPNIWKHLSPNLKPNIMDREVGQQDRHGCSSWMGHGGQLDNAFDGTTAMSEINQAGLVDSQLSWIHCNKLSSLPTSNTLKPLTGSVPSLFTSLPHRPAPDISATALLQKAAQVGAISTTPFSGSFGLPECQNTSAGDGSVFDGLLIHEFAASNTDEVNYITRSRSMLRDCLGGETRDFLGVGVQTLCQPSANGWI from the exons ATGGCCGGAGAAGCAGTTTCAAAGGCCTCCCAACCACTAAATCCATGTCCTGATCCCAATCTTCCTCCTGTGGTCAAGAAAAAGAGAAACCTCCCAGGAACACCAG ATCCTGAAGCAGAGGTGATTGCGCTCTCCCCGGGAACCCTCTTGGCCACCAACCGATTCCTGTGCGAGATCTGTGGCAAAGGCTTCCAGCGAGACCAAAACCTGCAGCTCCACAGGCGAGGCCACaacctaccatggaagctgaagcAGAGGAGCGGCAAGGAGCCGAGGAAGCGGGTGTACGTGTGCCCGGAGGAGAGCTGCATCCACCATAACCCCGCGCGGGCGCTTGGTGATCTCACGGGCATCAAGAAGCACTTCTGCCGCAAGCATggcgagaagaagtggaagtgcgACAAGTGCTCCAAGCGGTACGCCGTGCAGTCCGACTGGAAGGCCCACTCTAAGACTTGCGGCACGAGAGAGTATCGCTGCGACTGCGGCGTCCTTTTCTCCAG GAGAGATAGCTTCATAACCCATAGGGCTTTCTGTGATGCTCTGGCTGAAGAAACCGCAAGAGTTTCAGCAGCATACACCATGACGAACACGACATCGATCGGCAGTGTCGATTCTCTTCTTCAAGATGGTGTAATGACACCCAACATATGGAAACATCTTTCGCCAAATCTTAAGCCAAACATTATGGATCGTGAGGTTGGTCAGCAGGATAGACACGGGTGTTCATCGTGGATGGGCCATGGAGGTCAGCTCGATAATGCCTTTGATGGAACTACTGCTATGTCTGAGATCAACCAAGCTGGGTTGGTCGACAGTCAATTGAGTTGGATCCATTGCAACAAGTTGTCGTCATTGCCAACTTCAAACACTTTGAAGCCTCTCACGGGAAGCGTTCCTTCCTTGTTTACTTCTCTGCCTCACCGTCCTGCTCCCGATATATCTGCCACGGCATTGCTGCAAAAGGCTGCACAAGTCGGCGCGATCTCCACCACCCCATTCTCGGGGAGCTTTGGGCTGCCCGAGTGCCAGAACACAAGCGCCGGTGACGGCAGCGTCTTTGATGGCTTGCTCATTCATGAATTCGCTGCGTCGAACACGGACGAGGTAAATTACATCACAAGGAGCCGCAGCATGCTAAGAGATTGTCTTGGAGGAGAGACCCGGGACTTCTTAGGAGTTGGGGTGCAGACTCTTTGTCAGCCATCAGCAAATGGATGGATCTGA
- the LOC135625626 gene encoding transcription factor bHLH144-like: MQRNPRYLAGKAPLEDGYGFDSGAGAYYPYGGTPVAGHEHRDFPAPLNNIEFQPSETCPKNFVIFDQTRHRSRVMFHPSLAHKFGSPGFDAYGTHAHDAGQSAHRDHDEETEDIDALLSSEEGEDDDVVSTGRTPGSWAGHSPDTACSSHSKSASSRKQVSGTAGSSSGKREKMKKMVKTLKGIIPGGDRMDTPAVLDEAVKYLKSLKVEVKKLGMKHLDN; encoded by the coding sequence ATGCAGAGGAACCCGAGATACTTAGCCGGAAAAGCTCCACTTGAGGACGGCTACGGCTTCGACTCCGGCGCAGGCGCTTATTACCCTTACGGCGGCACCCCTGTTGCAGGGCACGAGCACCGTGATTTCCCTGCCCCGCTCAACAATATCGAGTTCCAGCCGTCGGAGACATGCCCCAAGAACTTTGTCATCTTTGACCAGACACGTCACAGGAGCCGGGTCATGTTCCACCCTTCGCTGGCGCACAAGTTCGGCTCTCCCGGCTTCGACGCCTACGGAACTCACGCTCACGACGCCGGCCAAAGTGCGCACAGGGATCACGACGAAGAGACAGAGGACATCGACGCGTTGCTGAGTTCGGAAGAAGGCGAAGACGACGACGTGGTGAGCACGGGGAGGACGCCGGGCAGCTGGGCAGGCCATTCCCCGGACACCGCCTGCTCCTCGCACTCGAAGTCCGCTTCTTCCAGGAAGCAAGTCTCCGGGACCGCCGGCAGTAGCAGCGGCAAAagggagaagatgaagaagatggtGAAGACACTCAAGGGCATCATCCCCGGTGGCGATCGCATGGACACTCCTGCCGTCCTCGACGAGGCCGTCAAGTACCTGAAATCTCTCAAAGTGGAAGTCAAGAAGCTGGGGATGAAGCACCTCGACAACTGA
- the LOC135624889 gene encoding rac-like GTP-binding protein 7: MSCAPLATVVALLPTSLKTRGPLLPPLPSPPYVPRPPFKIQTLCSRNPHLSSLFLSVLPTLLAQWWLKPETNAYIYIYIYIYIYIYIPSAPAPAPGRGRRRNSTSAITTMSTARFIKCVTVGDGAVGKTCMLISYTSNTFPTDYVPTVFDNFSANVIVDGSTVNLGLWDTAGQEDYNRLRPLSYRGADVFLLAFSLTSKASYENIYKKWIPELRHYAPNVPIVLVGTKLDLREDKQFFIDHPGARPITTAQGEELKKMIGAAVYTECSSKTQQNVKAVFDAAIKVVLCPPKPKKKTRKQRTCFIL; the protein is encoded by the exons ATGAGCTGTGCACccctggcgacggtggtggcgctGCTCCCCACCTCATTAAAGACGAGGGGGCCTCTCCTACCACCACTTCCTAGTCCGCCCTACGTTCCCCGGCCCCCATTCAAAATTCAAACACTTTGCAGCAGAAATCCCCACCTTTCATCGCTCTTCCTCTCTGTCCTTCCTACTTTGTTGGCCCAATGGTGGTTAAAGCCTGAGACaaacgcatatatatatatatatatatatatatatatatatatatatataccatcagcaccagcaccagcaccagggagagggagaagaagaaacaGTACCAGTGCCATTACAACGATGAGCACGGCAAGGTTCATCAAATGCGTGACGGTCGGCGACGGGGCAGTCGGGAAGACCTGCATGCTCATCTCCTACACCAGCAATACTTTTCCGACG GATTATGTCCCGACTGTGTTCGATAACTTCAGTGCTAATGTAATAGTTGATGGAAGCACAGTGAACCTTGGGCTTTGGGACACAGCAG GACAAGAGGACTACAATAGGCTCAGACCTCTCAGTTACAGAGGAGCTGATGTATTTCTTTTAGCATTTTCTCTCACCAGTAAGGCCAGCTATGAGAACATATACAAGAAG TGGATTCCTGAGTTGAGACATTATGCTCCAAATGTGCCGATTGTGCTAGTTGGGACTAAACTTG ACTTACGTGAAGACAAGCAATTTTTCATTGATCACCCTGGGGCAAGACCTATCACAACTGCACAG GGAGAAGAGCTAAAGAAAATGATAGGTGCGGCTGTCTACACAGAATGTAGTTCCAAGACTCAACAG AATGTGAAGGCTGTATTTGATGCTGCAATTAAGGTGGTTCTTTGTCCACCAAAGCCAAAGAAAAAGACCAGAAAGCAGAGGACCTGTTTCATTCTATAA
- the LOC104001029 gene encoding large ribosomal subunit protein eL20z-like, translating into MSEESKDKPQCSTFHGASDHAQPASIGFPLPVPPPGLTIAHSPSPASPAGLTAAQPPFPAPPQQPLPPSYAHDYQAAPGYAHVVEGRPETLPSLPCCGLGIGWVLFIIGFFLAAIPWYVGVFFLLCARVDHREKPGLVACTIAAALSAIAAIIGGATS; encoded by the exons ATGAGCGAGGAGAGCAAGGACAAGCCGCAATGCAGCACCTTCCATGGCGCCTCCGACCACGCCCAGCCCGCCAGCATCGGCTTCCCCCTGCCGGTGCCGCCGCCGGGCCTAACAATCGCCCATTCCCCCTCTCCTGCCTCTCCGGCCGGCTTAACCGCCGCTCAACCTCCCTTCCCTGCGCCTCCGCAGCAGCCGTTGCCTCCCTCTTACGCCCACGACTACCAGGCCGCCCCAG GTTATGCACATGTTGTTGAAGGAAGACCAGAGACACTGCCAAGTCTCCCTTGCTGCGGCTTGGGCATCGGTTGGGTTTT GTTCATAATTGGATTCTTTCTGGCTGCGATCCCATGGTATGTTGGCGTGTTTTTTCTACTTTGTGCCAGAGTAGACCACAGAGAGAAACCAGGCTTAGTCGCTTGCACAATTGCA GCTGCGCTTTCTGCAATTGCTGCGATTATCGGTGGTGCAACCAGTTGA
- the LOC135624891 gene encoding aspartyl protease family protein 2-like, translating into MASCKAWHLFLFCCLLQPFRSSASLYNWSSSATHGSPLPGIELPTHLSFNAVTSAGESGCDDHLDAAGGSPNKDEQGLLYDNMDQGGVEDNASAKDGAAPALRLHLKHRSTRDGAAPNRTKKESLEHSANKDALRIGTLFRRITERKNQNAISRLAADADHRAVVAEMGRKTAIATHPKQGGQLMAMVESGVTLGSGEYFIDVFVGTPPRHFPLILDTGSDLNWIQCLPCHDCFEQHGPVYDPAASSSYRNVSCADPRCGLVSSPDPPQPCRSAAANGGRDQPCPYFYWYGDSSNTTGDLALETFTMNLTAPDGAGAEFRRVDDVIFGCGHWNRGLFHGAAGLLGLGRGPLSFSSQLRSLYGDTFSYCLVDRNSDLSVSSKLIFGEDPSLLGRPGLNYTSFVTGKENLVDTFYYVQIKAILVGGEALQIPPATWELAKDGSGGTIIDSGTILSYVADPAYQKIREAIVKRVKYPMVADFPVLNPCYNVSGVPKVELPEFAILFGDGAMWNFPKENYFIRLDPEDIMCLAILPTPQRGISILGNNQQQNFHITYDLKNSRLGFAPARCAEL; encoded by the coding sequence ATGGCCTCCTGCAAAGCATGGCACCTCTTCCTATTCTGCTGTCTTCTCCAACCGTTTCGATCTTCAGCTTCTCTCTACAACTGGAGTTCTTCGGCGACGCACGGATCTCCGCTCCCCGGGATCGAATTGCCTACCCACTTGAGCTTCAACGCCGTCACCTCCGCCGGGGAGTCCGGCTGTGACGACCACCTTGACGCGGCCGGCGGATCGCCCAACAAAGATGAGCAAGGATTATTGTACGATAACATGGATCAGGGAGGGGTGGAAGACAACGCAAGCGCCAAGGATGGGGCGGCGCCGGCCTTGAGGCTCCACCTCAAGCACCGGTCTACAAGGGATGGGGCGGCGCCGAACAGGACCAAGAAGGAATCCTTGGAGCACTCCGCCAATAAAGACGCCCTTAGAATCGGGACCCTCTTCCGGCGGATCACCGAACGGAAGAACCAAAACGCCATCTCCCGCCTCGCCGCCGATGCTGATCACCGCGCGGTCGTCGCCGAGATGGGACGAAAGACGGCAATCGCGACGCACCCGAAACAGGGCGGGCAGCTGATGGCCATGGTCGAGTCCGGAGTCACCCTGGGATCCGGCGAGTACTTCATCGACGTCTTCGTCGGTACGCCGCCGCGCCACTTTCCCCTCATCCTCGACACCGGAAGCGACTTGAATTGGATCCAGTGCCTCCCCTGCCACGACTGCTTCGAGCAGCACGGCCCGGTCTACGACCCCGCCGCCTCCTCTTCCTACCGCAACGTCAGCTGCGCCGACCCCCGCTGCGGCCTCGTCTCGTCGCCCGACCCGCCCCAGCCCTGTCGCTCCGCCGCCGCTAATGGCGGCCGTGACCAACCCTGCCCCTACTTCTACTGGTACGGCGACAGCTCCAACACCACCGGAGACCTCGCGCTCGAGACCTTCACCATGAACCTCACGGCCCCGGACGGCGCCGGCGCCGAGTTCCGCCGCGTGGACGACGTCATCTTCGGGTGCGGCCACTGGAACCGCGGGCTCTTCCACGGAGCGGCCGGCCTCCTGGGCCTCGGCCGGGGACCGCTCTCCTTCTCCTCCCAACTCCGCTCGCTCTACGGCGACACCTTCTCCTACTGCCTCGTCGACCGCAACAGCGACCTCAGCGTCAGCAGCAAGCTCATCTTCGGCGAGGACCCGAGCTTGCTCGGCCGCCCGGGCTTGAACTACACCTCCTTCGTCACCGGGAAGGAGAACCTCGTTGACACCTTCTACTACGTCCAGATTAAAGCAATCCTCGTCGGCGGCGAGGCACTGCAGATACCACCGGCGACATGGGAGCTGGCGAAGGACGGCAGCGGCGGGACCATCATCGATTCCGGCACCATACTGAGCTACGTCGCCGACCCGGCGTATCAGAAGATTAGAGAAGCCATCGTCAAGAGGGTAAAGTACCCGATGGTGGCAGACTTCCCGGTGCTGAATCCTTGCTACAATGTATCCGGAGTACCCAAGGTGGAGCTGCCGGAATTCGCGATCTTGTTCGGAGACGGCGCGATGTGGAACTTCCCGAAGGAGAACTACTTCATCCGGCTGGATCCGGAGGACATCATGTGCCTCGCCATCCTGCCGACGCCGCAGCGGGGGATCTCCATCCTGGGCAATAACCAGCAGCAGAACTTCCACATCACGTACGACTTGAAGAATTCCCGGCTGGGATTCGCGCCGGCGAGGTGCGCCGAGTTGTAG